One part of the Denticeps clupeoides chromosome 8, fDenClu1.1, whole genome shotgun sequence genome encodes these proteins:
- the galnt2 gene encoding polypeptide N-acetylgalactosaminyltransferase 2: MRRKSRILLCFALLWVLGIAYYFYSGAALSRKDEWRGMDSQAHSNAEDKPQGLQTLPPGKVKWQDFDQDLYIGATVVRPGQDPYARNKFNQVESDKLRMDRNVPDTRHDHCRHKQWKSDLPSSSVVITFHNEARSALLRTVVSVLKKSPAHLVKEIILVDDYSDNSEDGALLGKIEKVRVLRNDRREGLMRSRVRGADAATAGVLTFLDSHCECNEHWLEPLLERVAEDKKRVVSPIIDVINMDNFQYVGASADLKGGFDWNLVFKWDYMTLEQRRARQGNPIAPIKTPMIAGGLFVMDKNYFEELGKYDMMMDVWGGENLEISFRVWQCGGSLEIIPCSRVGHVFRKQHPYTFPGGSGTVFARNTRRAAEVWMDEFKNFYYAAVPSARNVPYGNIQSRLEMKKRLGCKPFKWYLENVYPELRVPDHQDIAFGALQQGSNCLDTLGHFADGVVGIYECHNAGGNQEWALTKDKSVKHMDLCLTVVDRSAGSQIKLQGCRENDSRQKWEQIENNTKLRHVGNNLCLDSRSARSGGLTVEVCSPSLTQQWKFTLNLQP, translated from the exons ATGCGGAGGAAGTCGAGGATCCTGCTGTGCTTCGCTCTGCTCTGGGTGCTCGGGATCGCCTATTATTTCTACTCGGGAGCAGCGCTGAGCCGAAAG GATGAATGGAGAGGCATGGATTCACAGGCACACagcaatgcagaggacaagccACAGGGCCTACAAACGCTGCCACCAG GGAAGGTGAAGTGGCAGGACTTTGACCAGGATCTCTACATCGGTGCTACAGTGGTGCGGCCAGGGCAGGATCCTTATGCCCGAAATAAGTTCAACCAGGTGGAGAGCGACAAACTCCGGATGGACCGCAACGTGCCGGATACCAGACATGACca CTGCCGTCATAAACAGTGGAAATCGGATCTGCCTTCTTCTAGTGTGGTCATTACCTTCCACAATGAGGCTCGATCTGCCCTGCTGCGCACTGTGGTCAG TGTCCTAAAGAAGAGCCCTGCCCATCTGGTTAAAGAGATCATCCTGGTGGACGATTATAGTGACAACT CTGAAGATGGAGCTTTATTAGGCAAAATAGAAAAAGTCAGAGTCCTTCGCAATGATCGTAGGGAAG GTCTGATGCGCTCGCGGGTGCGTGGGGCAGATGCTGCCACCGCTGGAGTGCTCACATTCCTGGACAGTCACTGTGAGTGCAATGAACACTGGCTGGAGCCACTGCTAGAGCGCGTTGCTGAG GACAAGAAAAGAGTTGTATCTCCAATCATTGACGTGATCAACATGGACAACTTCCAGTATGTGGGTGCCTCGGCAGATCTCAAAGGAG GTTTTGACTGGAACCTGGTCTTCAAGTGGGACTACATGACCCTGGAGCAGCGCAGGGCCCGCCAGGGAAACCCCATAGCACCAATCAA GACACCCATGATCGCTGGTGGTCTTTTTGTCATGGATAAAAACTACTTTGAAGAGTTGGGGAAGTATGACATGATGATGGACGTGTGGGGTGGCGAAAACCTTG AGATCTCATTCCGCGTTTGGCAGTGTGGGGGTAGCTTGGAGATCATTCCCTGCAGCCGTGTTGGCCACGTCTTTCGTAAGCAGCATCCTTACACCTTCCCAGGAGGCAGTGGGACTGTGTTTGCCAG AAACACCAGGCGAGCTGCAGAGGTGTGGATGGACGAGTTTAAGAACTTTTACTATGCAGCAGTGCCATCAGCACGAAATGTGCCATATGGGAA CATTCAGAGCCGACTGGAAATGAAAAAACGTCTTGGCTGTAAGCCATTCAAGTGGTACCTGGAGAACGTCTACCCTGAGTTACG GGTCCCAGACCACCAGGACATTGCATTTGGTGCCCTGCAGCAAGGGAGCAACTGTCTGGACACCCTTGGCCATTTTGCTGATGGCGTGGTGGGCATCTACGAGTGTCACAATGCGGGTGGCAATCAG GAATGGGCCTTAACTAAGGACAAGTCAGTGAAGCACATGGATCTGTGCCTGACAGTGGTGGACCGGTCGGCAGGATCGCAAATCAAACTACAAGGCTGCAGGGAAAATGACAGTCGGCAG AAATGGGAGCAGATCGAAAACAACACAAAGCTGCGGCACGTGGGCAATAATTTGTGTCTGGACAGCCGGTCGGCACGAAGTGGTGGTCTGACCGTGGAGGTGTGCAGCCCCTCCCTCACACAGCAGTGGAAGTTCACCCTGAACCTGCAGCCATAA